One window of the Candidatus Phycorickettsia trachydisci genome contains the following:
- a CDS encoding lipoprotein-releasing ABC transporter permease subunit, with amino-acid sequence MNLNFVLKIAFRYFFPKAGDRFISFVSAFSLVGTTIGVAALIIVMSIMNGFHNELIRCTVGTNGHIVLQGDDPEYLKDKVARYKFVTGIGFTIEGQGLLSTPDHNTGVMVKGLSESDFILKKQLSKNLSKQAKTLNDPNTVLLGKELAINLGLKTGDAVTLLVPETRASIFGSLPKSKELKVAGIISSGLSEYDAANIIIPIETAQKVFDRPKMLEIYTDNPDQVDAYTKILQQDLVGHIDSISNWKITNKSILSALKIEKTAMGMVLSLIIMVASFNIISSLFMLVKNKSKDIAILRTIGASKNSIMLIFMLSGSMLGIIGTFAGIVIAIPIIRNIEGIRHFLEYFTGIPIFDSAIYFLYTLPAQIETSDVILVSSISLGISFLATIYPAYRAANLNPVEILRHE; translated from the coding sequence ATGAACCTAAACTTCGTACTAAAAATAGCCTTCCGATATTTCTTCCCAAAAGCAGGAGATAGGTTCATTTCTTTCGTATCTGCCTTCTCTTTAGTAGGCACAACAATTGGAGTAGCTGCCCTAATTATCGTTATGTCCATCATGAACGGCTTTCATAATGAGCTAATTAGATGCACCGTAGGTACTAATGGTCATATTGTATTACAAGGAGATGATCCCGAATATTTAAAAGATAAAGTAGCAAGATATAAATTTGTAACCGGTATAGGTTTTACAATAGAAGGACAAGGCCTATTATCTACTCCAGATCATAACACTGGTGTTATGGTAAAAGGCTTAAGCGAAAGTGATTTTATCTTAAAAAAACAATTATCTAAAAATCTATCAAAACAAGCTAAAACCTTAAATGATCCTAACACAGTCCTTTTAGGCAAAGAACTAGCCATAAATCTTGGTTTAAAGACAGGAGACGCTGTAACGCTACTTGTACCAGAAACAAGAGCATCAATTTTCGGCTCATTACCTAAATCAAAAGAACTAAAAGTAGCAGGAATTATATCTAGTGGCCTTAGCGAATACGATGCTGCAAATATAATTATCCCAATTGAAACAGCTCAAAAGGTATTTGACAGACCTAAAATGCTTGAAATATATACCGATAATCCTGACCAAGTAGATGCTTATACAAAAATTTTACAGCAAGACTTAGTCGGCCACATAGATTCAATTAGTAACTGGAAAATTACAAACAAAAGTATACTTTCTGCACTAAAGATAGAGAAAACAGCTATGGGCATGGTCTTGAGCCTTATAATCATGGTCGCATCTTTCAATATTATCTCAAGCCTTTTCATGCTAGTAAAAAACAAAAGTAAAGATATTGCTATCTTAAGGACTATTGGAGCATCTAAAAATTCCATAATGCTGATCTTTATGCTCAGCGGTTCCATGCTAGGTATCATAGGCACTTTTGCCGGGATCGTCATAGCCATTCCAATCATACGCAATATCGAAGGTATACGTCACTTTCTAGAGTACTTTACCGGCATTCCTATCTTTGACTCAGCCATTTACTTTCTCTACACCTTACCAGCTCAAATTGAGACCTCTGATGTTATACTAGTCAGCAGCATATCCTTAGGCATCAGCTTTTTAGCTACAATATATCCAGCTTATCGAGCAGCAAACTTGAACCCTGTAGAAATCTTGCGACATGAGTAA
- a CDS encoding recombinase family protein produces MLIGYIRVSKTDGSQTLDLQRDAMINAGVSPDRIYEDLASGRFDDRPGLNSCLKALQPGNTLVVWKLDRLGRNLKHLINTVEDLKNRDISFKVLAGQGAQIDTTTPQGKLMFGMFAALAEFERELIIERTKAGLAAARARGRKGGRPRKMDATTLNLASIAMQNKESVAREVAKRLNITTTTLYHYVNSDGSLKEAGTLLLNKTRDS; encoded by the coding sequence ATGTTAATAGGTTATATAAGAGTCTCTAAAACTGACGGAAGTCAAACTTTAGATCTTCAACGAGACGCAATGATAAATGCCGGCGTATCCCCCGATAGAATATATGAAGATCTTGCATCAGGTAGATTTGATGATAGACCAGGACTCAACTCCTGTCTCAAAGCCCTACAACCAGGCAATACTTTAGTAGTCTGGAAGCTTGATCGATTAGGACGTAACTTAAAACATCTGATAAATACGGTTGAAGATTTAAAAAACAGAGACATAAGTTTTAAAGTACTAGCAGGCCAAGGAGCTCAAATAGACACAACAACACCCCAAGGTAAACTTATGTTCGGTATGTTTGCAGCCTTGGCAGAATTCGAGCGTGAGCTTATAATAGAGCGTACTAAAGCAGGATTAGCTGCAGCCAGAGCAAGAGGCAGAAAAGGAGGCAGACCACGCAAAATGGATGCAACTACCTTAAACCTAGCAAGCATAGCTATGCAAAACAAAGAGTCAGTAGCTAGAGAGGTCGCAAAACGACTTAATATTACCACCACTACCCTCTATCATTATGTTAATAGCGATGGCAGTCTTAAAGAAGCTGGCACCCTACTCTTAAACAAAACTAGAGATAGTTAA
- a CDS encoding type II toxin-antitoxin system Phd/YefM family antitoxin, which translates to MSTTIGISQFKAHCLEIIDQLQRDQNEIIITKRDKPVAKVISLKKLEEEISSIFGMLKEKAEIKSDLIEAINEEWSAENE; encoded by the coding sequence ATGTCTACTACAATAGGTATAAGCCAATTTAAAGCTCACTGCTTAGAAATAATTGACCAGCTTCAGCGTGACCAAAATGAAATCATCATCACTAAAAGAGACAAACCTGTAGCTAAAGTAATCTCGTTAAAAAAATTAGAAGAAGAAATAAGTTCTATATTTGGTATGTTAAAAGAAAAAGCTGAAATTAAATCTGATTTAATAGAAGCTATAAATGAAGAATGGTCTGCTGAAAATGAATAG
- a CDS encoding type II toxin-antitoxin system VapC family toxin, giving the protein MNSNMIVLDTHVLLWSLLKPEELSEKVRGVISSAQKESKLIVCSISLWEISMLKFKKRINIYQPVKNFLAAITNVPGLIVKDISSEIASEGVLLTDEFQGDPADRIIVATTKVYGATLITRDQRILSWAEQGDIRFLRA; this is encoded by the coding sequence ATGAATAGTAATATGATAGTTTTAGATACTCACGTTTTACTTTGGTCACTTTTAAAACCTGAAGAATTATCAGAAAAGGTAAGGGGGGTAATATCTTCTGCTCAGAAGGAAAGTAAGTTAATTGTTTGCTCTATTTCTCTATGGGAAATATCCATGCTCAAATTTAAGAAAAGGATAAATATTTATCAGCCTGTTAAGAACTTTTTAGCTGCAATAACTAATGTACCAGGTTTGATTGTTAAGGATATATCATCGGAGATAGCTTCTGAGGGCGTTTTATTGACGGATGAATTTCAAGGAGATCCGGCAGATAGAATTATTGTGGCAACAACAAAGGTTTATGGTGCTACCTTGATTACGCGTGATCAAAGAATTTTATCTTGGGCAGAGCAGGGGGATATTAGGTTTTTGAGGGCTTAA